The following proteins come from a genomic window of Mariniflexile sp. TRM1-10:
- a CDS encoding RMD1 family protein, whose protein sequence is MYATVAYQVASTINIKESKSHLSWHLMFHDSDELFYKVSNNAFVYIFQYGIVSFFNLSAEAISGIFKEIRPFCNDYFVDKLSEVVEVVVEQDTLKVEFDSVILPSLDKEMIRLVMLNTSQSVALNRYSEITEDILIQTNKHTTYLENKGKLDISGYALKRFIGKVLNIKNKISENLYIFDSPQITWENEQLNKLNLELKQTFDLTDRYRLIHDRIEIIKENLDLFKDIMDHRESSKLEWIIIILIVIEVIDMFITKFFL, encoded by the coding sequence ATGTACGCAACGGTTGCTTATCAAGTAGCAAGCACAATTAATATAAAAGAAAGTAAAAGTCACTTATCATGGCACTTAATGTTTCATGATAGTGACGAACTTTTTTATAAGGTTTCCAATAATGCCTTTGTTTATATTTTTCAATACGGTATCGTAAGTTTTTTTAATTTAAGTGCTGAAGCCATTTCTGGAATCTTCAAAGAAATAAGACCCTTTTGTAACGATTATTTTGTTGATAAACTATCGGAAGTAGTAGAAGTTGTGGTAGAACAAGATACGTTGAAAGTTGAATTCGATAGTGTTATTTTACCCAGTTTAGATAAAGAAATGATACGATTGGTTATGTTGAATACATCCCAATCGGTAGCATTGAATCGCTATTCGGAAATTACAGAAGACATATTAATTCAAACCAACAAGCATACAACCTATCTAGAAAATAAAGGGAAATTAGATATTTCAGGCTATGCACTTAAACGTTTTATTGGTAAGGTTCTGAATATAAAAAACAAGATTTCTGAAAATCTTTACATTTTCGATTCACCACAAATTACTTGGGAAAACGAACAGCTCAACAAACTAAATTTAGAGCTAAAACAAACTTTCGATTTAACCGATAGGTATCGCTTAATTCACGATCGCATAGAAATCATTAAAGAGAATCTAGACCTCTTTAAAGACATTATGGATCATAGAGAAAGTAGCAAATTAGAATGGATCATCATCATTTTAATTGTTATTGAAGTGATTGATATGTTTATCACTAAATTTTTTCTTTAG
- a CDS encoding VOC family protein encodes MGASFHMSLPCLSVKATESFYVDNIGASSGRKTQSWVDINLFGNQITFIKAEKFSFNSPNYVFEGKILPSFHFGVIIDLKDWEQIYARLKDQKLDLVTQARFLEDKAGEHVSFFIKDPNDYMLEFKSFKNASDIFKK; translated from the coding sequence ATGGGCGCATCATTTCATATGTCGTTGCCATGCTTAAGCGTAAAAGCTACAGAAAGCTTTTACGTAGATAATATTGGCGCTTCCTCAGGAAGGAAAACACAAAGTTGGGTGGATATAAATTTGTTTGGCAATCAAATAACATTTATAAAAGCCGAAAAATTTAGCTTTAACAGTCCTAATTATGTATTTGAAGGTAAAATATTGCCCTCGTTTCATTTTGGGGTTATTATTGATTTAAAAGATTGGGAGCAAATTTATGCACGGCTTAAAGACCAAAAGCTTGACTTGGTTACCCAAGCAAGGTTCTTGGAAGATAAAGCGGGAGAGCACGTTTCATTCTTTATAAAAGACCCAAACGATTATATGTTGGAATTCAAGAGTTTTAAAAATGCATCCGATATATTCAAAAAGTAA
- a CDS encoding DNA primase codes for MLRKIVDYKKLNEDILNLLVEKFPDGYDETDIISFRNAQNEIIEAVEVRTDDTIYLVKVGKRLVQAMEDFGDDDADVADDDFEEVKVDDADANLDDDDDDDVVKKPKLEDDDDDSEDDDDADSDYDEEDDEDDDID; via the coding sequence ATGTTACGCAAAATTGTAGATTACAAAAAATTAAATGAAGATATATTAAATCTTCTTGTTGAAAAGTTTCCCGATGGATACGATGAAACAGATATTATTTCTTTTAGAAATGCCCAAAACGAAATCATTGAAGCAGTAGAAGTTCGTACAGATGATACTATTTATTTAGTAAAAGTAGGGAAACGACTGGTACAAGCAATGGAAGACTTCGGCGATGACGATGCTGATGTTGCTGATGATGATTTTGAAGAAGTTAAAGTTGACGATGCTGATGCAAATTTAGATGACGACGACGATGATGACGTAGTTAAAAAACCTAAATTGGAGGATGACGATGACGATAGTGAAGACGATGATGATGCCGATTCAGATTACGATGAGGAGGATGATGAAGATGATGATATTGATTAG
- a CDS encoding deoxyhypusine synthase family protein, which yields MSTKGPISQFIEKNYLHFNAAALVDAAKGYETHLLEDGKMMVTLAGAMSTAELGKSLAEMIRQDKIHIISCTGANLEEDIMNLVAHNSYKRVPNYRDLSPQEEWDLLENHYNRVTDTCIPEEEAFRRLQSHLFDIWNKADKSGERYFPHEFMYQMINSGVLKQYYEIDPKDSWMVAAAEKNLPIVVPGWEDSTMGNIFASYCIKGELKASTTKSGIEYMMWLADWYPKNSGGKGVGFFQIGGGIAGDFPICVVPMLYQDMEMHDIPFWSYFCQISDSTTSYGSYSGAVPNEKITWGKLDIDTPKYIIESDATIVAPLIFAYLLDQ from the coding sequence ATGAGTACTAAAGGACCCATATCACAATTCATAGAAAAAAATTATTTACATTTTAATGCTGCTGCTTTAGTCGATGCCGCAAAAGGTTACGAAACGCATTTGTTAGAAGACGGGAAAATGATGGTAACCCTAGCTGGAGCGATGAGTACCGCAGAGCTAGGCAAATCGTTGGCAGAAATGATACGTCAAGATAAAATTCATATTATTTCTTGTACAGGTGCAAATCTTGAAGAAGATATTATGAATTTGGTTGCTCATAATTCATATAAAAGAGTCCCAAATTATAGAGATTTATCACCACAAGAAGAATGGGATTTATTGGAAAACCATTATAACCGCGTTACCGATACGTGTATTCCAGAAGAAGAAGCGTTTAGGCGTTTACAATCCCATTTGTTTGATATTTGGAATAAAGCAGACAAATCGGGGGAACGCTACTTTCCACATGAATTTATGTATCAAATGATAAACTCCGGCGTTTTAAAACAATATTACGAGATCGACCCTAAAGATTCTTGGATGGTTGCCGCAGCCGAAAAAAACTTACCAATTGTAGTTCCAGGTTGGGAAGACAGCACCATGGGCAATATTTTTGCATCTTACTGTATTAAAGGTGAATTAAAAGCGTCAACTACCAAAAGTGGTATTGAATACATGATGTGGTTAGCCGATTGGTATCCGAAAAATTCAGGTGGAAAAGGCGTTGGTTTTTTCCAAATTGGAGGTGGTATAGCTGGCGATTTTCCAATATGTGTAGTGCCAATGCTTTACCAAGATATGGAAATGCACGACATCCCTTTTTGGAGTTATTTTTGCCAAATAAGTGACTCAACAACCAGCTATGGTTCGTACTCCGGCGCCGTACCAAACGAAAAAATAACGTGGGGTAAATTAGATATAGATACCCCAAAATATATAATAGAAAGCGATGCAACTATTGTTGCTCCATTAATTTTTGCATATTTGTTAGACCAATAA
- the speB gene encoding agmatinase has protein sequence MTNNTYAGVPEEFSKLEQSKIVLIPVPYDGTSTVQKGADKGPEAFLNASNNMELYDIETDTEVYQQGVYLVDPVEENATPEVLVEAVHQTTKKYIKKNKFVTIFGGEHAVSIGTIRAFNDMFPSLTVLHIGAHSHLQKSHDGSSVNNACALYEASQTTNLIQVGIRSMSAKEKTIADIDKTYFAHEMAVDDTWIDSAIDQMTDNVFINFSLSGLDISIMPNTCSPLPGGLFWYETLDFLKQVFAEKNVVGFDIVDLYPSVKQKASDFLAAKLYYKMLSYKFMGQEVGDDYDNTYDNTKQKNNASKFNDDDEY, from the coding sequence ATGACAAATAACACATATGCAGGAGTTCCAGAAGAGTTTTCAAAATTAGAACAATCAAAAATAGTTTTAATTCCTGTGCCTTATGATGGAACAAGTACAGTACAAAAAGGAGCAGACAAAGGACCAGAAGCGTTTTTAAATGCTTCAAATAACATGGAACTTTACGATATAGAAACAGATACGGAAGTTTACCAACAAGGTGTTTATTTAGTAGATCCGGTTGAAGAGAATGCCACACCTGAAGTGTTAGTGGAAGCTGTTCATCAAACCACAAAAAAATACATCAAGAAGAATAAGTTCGTAACCATTTTTGGCGGTGAACATGCAGTTTCTATAGGAACCATTCGAGCTTTTAACGACATGTTTCCAAGTCTAACGGTATTGCACATTGGTGCGCACTCCCATTTGCAAAAAAGCCATGACGGATCTTCTGTTAATAATGCCTGCGCGCTGTATGAAGCCAGCCAAACAACCAATTTAATACAAGTGGGTATTCGCTCTATGAGCGCGAAAGAAAAAACAATAGCCGATATCGATAAAACCTATTTTGCACACGAAATGGCGGTTGATGATACATGGATAGATTCTGCCATAGACCAAATGACAGATAATGTATTTATTAATTTTAGTCTAAGTGGTTTGGATATTTCCATCATGCCAAATACCTGCTCACCTTTACCAGGTGGTTTATTCTGGTATGAAACTTTAGATTTCTTAAAGCAAGTTTTTGCAGAAAAAAATGTGGTTGGCTTTGATATTGTTGATTTGTACCCAAGTGTAAAACAAAAAGCTTCCGATTTTTTAGCAGCAAAATTGTATTATAAAATGTTAAGTTATAAATTTATGGGCCAAGAGGTCGGCGACGATTACGATAATACCTACGATAATACAAAACAAAAAAATAACGCTTCAAAATTTAACGATGACGATGAGTACTAA
- a CDS encoding type III PLP-dependent enzyme domain-containing protein has translation MNTKYIDLINQSFYFPQEEFDLNDKHLQFHGIDLIGLVETYGAPLKFTYLPQISNNINRAKGWFDKAIKANKYKGKYSYCYCTKSSHFKHVLDEALKNDIHIETSSAFDIDIVESLKAEGKITDKTYVISNGFKRDQYISNLARLINNGHKNCIPIIDNYEEIDLLSKEIKGKFNIGIRIASEEEPKFEFYTSRLGIGYKNILPFYRSQIKENKKVKLKMLHFFINTGIRDNAYYWNELTKCLKVYTSLKRICPSLDSLNIGGGFPIKNSLAFDFDYEYIVGEIINQIKLVCEEEEVEVPHIFTEFGSFTVGESGGAIYEVLYQKQQNDREKWNMINSSFITTLPDTWAINKRFVMLPINRWHESYERVLLGGLTCDSDDYYNSEQHMNAIYLPKYNKEKPLYIGFFNTGAYQETIGGYGGLQHCLIPSPKHILIDRDADGNITTELFSEQQKSEDLLKILGYDK, from the coding sequence ATGAACACCAAATACATTGATTTAATAAATCAATCTTTTTATTTTCCACAAGAAGAATTTGATCTAAACGATAAACATCTACAGTTCCATGGTATAGACCTTATAGGTTTAGTTGAAACATATGGTGCACCTTTAAAGTTTACGTACTTACCACAAATTTCAAACAATATAAATAGAGCTAAAGGATGGTTTGATAAGGCCATTAAAGCTAATAAGTATAAAGGTAAATACAGTTATTGCTATTGTACCAAAAGCTCTCATTTTAAGCATGTGCTTGATGAAGCTTTAAAAAACGATATACATATAGAAACATCGTCTGCTTTTGATATTGATATTGTTGAAAGCTTAAAAGCTGAAGGAAAGATAACCGATAAAACCTATGTAATTAGTAACGGTTTTAAAAGAGATCAATACATTTCTAACTTAGCTAGGCTAATTAATAACGGGCACAAAAATTGTATCCCAATTATTGATAACTACGAAGAAATTGATTTGTTGTCAAAAGAAATTAAAGGAAAATTCAATATTGGTATCCGTATCGCTTCTGAGGAAGAGCCTAAATTCGAATTTTATACCTCGCGTTTAGGTATTGGCTATAAAAATATTTTGCCTTTTTACAGAAGCCAAATTAAAGAAAACAAAAAAGTGAAACTTAAAATGCTTCATTTTTTCATTAATACTGGCATTCGAGACAATGCATATTATTGGAACGAGTTAACAAAATGTTTAAAAGTATATACCAGCTTAAAGCGTATTTGCCCTAGCTTAGATAGTTTGAATATTGGCGGTGGTTTCCCTATTAAGAACTCCTTGGCTTTCGATTTTGATTATGAATATATTGTTGGAGAAATCATTAATCAAATAAAATTGGTTTGTGAAGAAGAAGAAGTTGAAGTGCCTCATATTTTTACGGAATTTGGAAGTTTTACAGTTGGTGAAAGTGGCGGTGCTATTTATGAAGTTTTGTATCAAAAACAACAAAACGACCGTGAAAAATGGAATATGATAAACTCCTCTTTCATTACTACTTTGCCAGATACTTGGGCCATTAACAAACGTTTTGTAATGTTGCCTATTAATAGATGGCACGAAAGTTACGAACGTGTTTTGTTAGGTGGATTGACTTGCGATAGCGACGATTATTATAATAGCGAACAGCACATGAATGCTATATATTTGCCAAAATATAATAAAGAAAAACCATTGTACATTGGGTTTTTCAATACAGGAGCTTATCAAGAAACTATTGGCGGATACGGTGGTTTACAACATTGCTTAATACCATCGCCAAAACATATTTTAATAGATAGAGATGCTGATGGAAACATCACAACAGAATTATTCAGTGAACAACAAAAAAGTGAAGACTTACTTAAAATTTTAGGTTATGACAAATAA
- a CDS encoding pseudouridine synthase, whose product MSRTQGTSGKGKPSGRGQQNGNGKNASRGGSNSKSKSFARGNAPVKNVNPPSKKPSNPDEIRLNKYVANSGMCSRREADVHIATGLVTVNGKVITEMGYKVKLEDEVRYDGARINPEKKAYVLLNKPKGFATTTSEGKGRTVMDLVANATASRIKPIGRLGRNSKGLLLFTNDDVIAAKFTNSKNGVPRLFHIELDKNLKLEDLKAIQAGFKIEGKLIAVEEISYIDGASKNEIGLKIKNTGNTLIRTIFDYFKYEIVNLDCVAIGPLTKKDIPRGHWKHLTEQELNNLKML is encoded by the coding sequence ATGAGTAGGACACAAGGAACAAGTGGAAAAGGGAAACCTTCAGGTAGAGGACAGCAAAACGGAAATGGAAAAAATGCAAGCAGAGGTGGGAGTAATTCAAAAAGTAAAAGTTTTGCCAGAGGAAACGCACCTGTGAAAAATGTAAATCCACCATCTAAAAAACCATCAAATCCAGACGAGATTAGATTGAATAAATATGTTGCTAATTCTGGTATGTGCTCTCGTAGAGAAGCTGATGTACATATTGCTACCGGTTTAGTAACGGTTAATGGTAAGGTAATTACGGAAATGGGGTATAAAGTGAAGCTTGAAGACGAAGTACGTTATGATGGTGCCCGTATTAATCCAGAGAAAAAAGCATACGTTTTACTTAACAAACCTAAAGGATTTGCAACCACAACCAGTGAAGGCAAAGGTAGAACGGTTATGGATCTAGTTGCTAATGCCACAGCATCTAGAATAAAACCTATTGGACGTTTGGGCAGGAACTCAAAAGGATTGTTATTGTTTACAAACGATGATGTCATTGCTGCAAAATTCACCAATTCTAAAAATGGGGTGCCTCGTTTATTTCATATAGAATTAGACAAAAATTTAAAACTTGAAGACTTAAAAGCGATTCAAGCTGGCTTTAAAATAGAAGGCAAGCTTATTGCTGTTGAGGAGATTAGTTATATTGACGGGGCATCGAAAAATGAAATAGGTTTAAAAATTAAAAATACAGGCAACACATTAATCCGTACTATTTTTGATTATTTTAAATATGAAATCGTTAATTTGGATTGCGTTGCCATAGGCCCACTTACCAAAAAAGACATTCCGCGTGGACATTGGAAGCATCTTACCGAACAGGAATTAAACAACCTGAAAATGCTTTAG
- a CDS encoding geranylgeranylglycerol-phosphate geranylgeranyltransferase: MLNRKQKHILLKFFSMFSVIRGYNILVIIIAQYLASIYILAHDKPLRQVVLDVNLFLLVLASATTIAGGYIINNFYDSEKDLINRPIKSKLDKLVSQNTKLSFYFVLNFLAVIMASYVSFRAVVFFSIYIFAIWFYSHKLKKLPFIGNLTSAILTIMPFFAIFMYYKNFETVIFVHAIFLFLLISMRELTKDLENITGDLTQNYHTIPVVYGEVVSKRMLTVLAILTLIPTYLLLFKFEIGYMYIYFYLSIVLLLVFLVLLWKSKTKLHYLLGHSILKFIIVLGVFSILLIDVNLLLNRIL; the protein is encoded by the coding sequence ATGCTTAACAGAAAACAAAAGCACATACTACTTAAGTTTTTTAGCATGTTTTCTGTAATTAGAGGTTATAATATTCTTGTTATAATAATAGCGCAATATTTAGCATCTATTTATATTTTGGCACATGATAAACCATTAAGACAAGTGGTTTTGGATGTTAATTTGTTTTTGTTGGTTTTGGCATCTGCAACTACTATTGCAGGAGGTTATATTATAAATAATTTTTATGATTCTGAGAAAGATTTAATTAATCGCCCTATTAAATCTAAATTAGATAAGCTGGTAAGTCAAAACACGAAGCTATCTTTTTATTTTGTTTTAAATTTTTTAGCGGTCATCATGGCGAGCTATGTGTCTTTTAGAGCCGTAGTTTTCTTTTCCATTTATATTTTTGCTATTTGGTTTTATTCACATAAATTAAAAAAGCTGCCTTTTATTGGTAATTTAACATCAGCTATTTTAACCATCATGCCATTTTTTGCCATTTTTATGTATTACAAAAATTTCGAAACCGTCATTTTTGTACATGCCATTTTCTTGTTTTTGCTTATTTCGATGCGAGAACTCACCAAAGATTTAGAAAATATTACAGGCGATTTAACGCAAAATTACCACACCATTCCCGTTGTTTATGGGGAAGTGGTTTCAAAACGCATGCTTACGGTATTGGCTATATTAACGCTAATTCCCACTTATCTTTTACTATTTAAATTTGAAATTGGTTACATGTACATATATTTTTACTTAAGTATTGTACTGTTATTGGTGTTTTTAGTATTACTATGGAAATCCAAAACCAAATTACACTACTTGCTAGGTCACAGTATTTTAAAATTTATTATTGTTTTGGGTGTTTTTAGTATTTTATTAATAGATGTTAATTTGTTGCTTAACAGGATTTTATAA
- a CDS encoding mevalonate kinase family protein, with protein sequence MKGPLFYSKILLFGEYGIIKDSKGLSIPYNFYNGALKTDKNPSEATLKSNENLKRFVAYLEKINPELVTFDMDALKSDVDAGMYFDSSIPQGYGVGSSGALVAAIYYNYAHNKITVLENLTREKLLTLKSIFSEMESFFHGKSSGLDPLNSYLSIPILINSKDNIEATGIPSQKVDGKGAVFLLDSGIIGETAPMVSIFMENMKQEGFRNMLKDQFIKHTDACVDDFLKGDIKSLFKNTKRLSKVVLNNFKPMIPVQFHELWKKGIETNEYYLKLCGSGGGGYILGFTEDIHKAKHALKDYKLEVVYNF encoded by the coding sequence GTGAAAGGACCATTATTTTACTCTAAAATTCTACTCTTTGGCGAGTACGGAATCATTAAAGATTCTAAAGGATTATCAATTCCTTATAATTTTTATAACGGTGCTTTAAAAACAGACAAAAACCCGTCGGAAGCTACTTTAAAATCTAACGAAAACTTAAAACGTTTTGTTGCCTATTTAGAAAAGATCAATCCTGAATTGGTAACTTTCGATATGGATGCTTTAAAGAGTGATGTAGATGCGGGTATGTATTTCGATTCGTCCATTCCACAAGGGTATGGTGTAGGTAGTAGTGGCGCCCTAGTTGCAGCTATTTACTATAATTATGCACATAACAAGATAACGGTTTTAGAGAATTTAACGCGTGAAAAATTATTGACTTTAAAGTCCATTTTTTCTGAAATGGAATCTTTTTTCCATGGTAAGTCGTCTGGTTTAGATCCTTTAAATAGCTATTTGAGTATTCCAATTCTTATAAATTCAAAAGATAATATTGAAGCTACTGGCATTCCTTCACAAAAAGTAGATGGAAAAGGCGCGGTGTTTTTATTGGATAGTGGTATTATTGGGGAAACGGCTCCAATGGTTAGTATTTTTATGGAGAATATGAAGCAAGAAGGGTTTCGTAATATGCTTAAAGACCAGTTTATAAAACATACCGATGCTTGTGTGGATGATTTCTTGAAAGGTGATATAAAATCGTTGTTTAAAAACACGAAGCGATTATCTAAAGTCGTGTTAAATAATTTTAAACCGATGATTCCTGTTCAATTTCATGAACTTTGGAAAAAAGGCATTGAAACCAACGAATACTATTTAAAGCTTTGTGGTTCTGGTGGTGGCGGTTATATCTTAGGATTTACTGAAGATATACATAAGGCAAAACATGCGTTAAAGGATTATAAACTAGAAGTGGTTTATAATTTTTAA
- a CDS encoding four helix bundle protein, which translates to MKENIIKEKSFAFAVEIVSLYKDLANNKKEYVMSRQLLKSGTSIGANIREAEFAQSKADFINKISISLKEANETDYWIDLLFATNFLTKTEFDAFKPKSQEMLRLLVSIVKSSKE; encoded by the coding sequence ATGAAAGAAAATATAATTAAAGAAAAGAGTTTTGCTTTTGCAGTTGAAATTGTAAGTCTTTATAAAGATCTAGCGAACAACAAGAAAGAATACGTAATGTCTAGGCAACTCTTAAAATCAGGAACTTCAATAGGGGCTAACATTAGGGAAGCTGAATTTGCACAAAGTAAGGCGGATTTTATCAATAAAATATCAATAAGTTTAAAAGAAGCAAATGAAACAGATTATTGGATTGATTTATTATTTGCTACAAATTTTCTAACTAAAACAGAATTTGATGCATTTAAACCTAAATCTCAGGAAATGTTGAGATTATTAGTTAGTATTGTAAAATCATCTAAAGAATAA
- a CDS encoding diphosphomevalonate/mevalonate 3,5-bisphosphate decarboxylase family protein, whose translation MTEQQFIPKAYSKTVESGKVTWESPSNIALVKYWGKKKDQIPENPSISFTLNNCKTITTLTFSKKENAFDFEFDVYLDGEKKDDFKPKIQTFFERIEVYLPFLRYYKFKIETKNTFPHSSGIASSASGMSALALCLMSVEKQLIQADATLSTVERPVDENYFNQKASFLARLGSGSACRSIEGDLIVWGQTDAIEGSSDLFGVKYPYQVHENFKAYQDTILLVDKGEKQVSSTVGHNLMYNHPYAKNRFQQAHDNLEKLKPILESGDLNDFIALIESEALTLHAMMMASMPYFILMKPNTLKIINKIWEFRQETGLHISFTLDAGANVHVLYPKKESSEILKFIKNELVAYCQNGHYICDQIGFGAKLIKN comes from the coding sequence ATGACTGAACAACAATTTATTCCTAAAGCATATTCAAAAACGGTTGAAAGCGGAAAGGTAACTTGGGAATCGCCCAGTAACATTGCGTTGGTAAAATATTGGGGAAAAAAGAAAGACCAAATCCCTGAAAACCCATCCATAAGTTTTACACTAAATAATTGTAAAACGATTACAACGCTCACTTTTTCAAAAAAAGAAAATGCTTTTGATTTTGAATTTGATGTGTATTTAGATGGTGAAAAGAAAGATGATTTCAAACCAAAAATCCAAACTTTTTTTGAGCGTATTGAAGTTTATTTACCTTTTTTAAGATATTATAAATTCAAAATAGAAACGAAAAACACTTTTCCTCATAGTTCAGGAATTGCATCATCGGCAAGTGGTATGAGCGCATTGGCGTTGTGCTTAATGAGTGTTGAAAAACAATTAATTCAAGCAGATGCCACCTTGAGCACAGTCGAAAGGCCTGTGGATGAAAATTATTTCAATCAAAAAGCATCCTTTTTAGCACGTTTAGGCTCCGGGTCTGCCTGTAGAAGTATTGAAGGCGATTTAATTGTTTGGGGACAAACCGATGCGATTGAAGGAAGCAGTGATTTATTCGGGGTAAAATATCCTTATCAGGTTCATGAAAATTTTAAAGCGTACCAAGACACCATTTTATTGGTTGATAAAGGGGAGAAGCAAGTAAGCAGTACGGTTGGACATAATTTAATGTACAACCACCCTTATGCAAAAAACAGGTTTCAACAAGCACATGATAATCTTGAAAAGTTAAAACCCATTTTAGAATCTGGAGATTTAAACGATTTTATAGCTTTAATTGAAAGTGAAGCATTAACACTGCATGCTATGATGATGGCCAGTATGCCTTATTTTATTTTAATGAAACCAAACACCTTGAAGATTATTAATAAAATATGGGAGTTTAGACAAGAAACCGGTTTACATATCAGTTTTACTTTAGATGCTGGAGCAAACGTACATGTGTTATATCCAAAGAAAGAATCATCAGAAATTTTGAAATTCATTAAAAATGAATTGGTTGCATATTGTCAAAACGGGCATTATATTTGCGACCAAATTGGTTTTGGAGCGAAATTAATTAAAAATTAA
- a CDS encoding DUF1697 domain-containing protein: MPTYIALLRGINVGGHKKVPMSELRDLLTNAGFQNVQTYIQSGNIIFQSSKKASELETEIQKLIHSHFGFEVSVIVKTNNELQAIFDRCPFSEEKKEHCYFILLSNIPDEHLIEKTQEMIYENEEVVIKNDCLYFYSSTGYGRTKFNMNTYERKLKVTGTARNYKTMVKLLSLSSDLN; encoded by the coding sequence ATGCCAACTTACATCGCACTTTTAAGAGGTATCAATGTTGGTGGACACAAAAAAGTGCCCATGTCAGAATTACGTGATTTGTTAACAAATGCAGGTTTTCAAAACGTTCAAACTTATATTCAGAGTGGGAATATTATTTTTCAATCTTCAAAAAAGGCGTCCGAATTAGAAACAGAAATTCAAAAACTTATACATAGTCATTTTGGTTTTGAAGTTTCAGTCATAGTAAAAACCAATAATGAGTTACAAGCAATTTTTGATAGGTGTCCTTTTTCAGAAGAAAAGAAAGAGCACTGTTATTTTATACTTTTAAGTAACATTCCTGATGAACATTTAATTGAAAAAACTCAAGAAATGATTTATGAAAATGAAGAAGTTGTCATTAAAAATGACTGTCTTTATTTTTATTCCTCAACAGGTTACGGACGAACAAAGTTTAATATGAATACCTATGAACGCAAGTTAAAAGTTACTGGAACCGCAAGAAACTACAAAACCATGGTAAAACTATTATCTTTGTCTTCAGATTTAAATTAG
- a CDS encoding type II toxin-antitoxin system RelE/ParE family toxin, with amino-acid sequence MNYEISKEADKELYRAMCYFKLYNKETSFMDDLFNHLRVICLMPKAFQLRYKNVRIVNLEHFNFSIHYTIYHERIVILRILNQNQDF; translated from the coding sequence GTGAATTATGAAATTTCCAAAGAAGCAGATAAAGAACTTTATAGAGCAATGTGCTATTTCAAATTATATAACAAGGAAACATCTTTTATGGATGATTTGTTCAATCATTTACGTGTCATTTGTTTGATGCCCAAAGCATTTCAATTACGATATAAAAATGTGAGAATTGTAAATTTAGAACATTTCAATTTTTCAATTCACTATACAATTTACCATGAGCGCATTGTTATTTTAAGAATTCTCAACCAAAATCAAGATTTCTAA